The following are encoded in a window of Balaenoptera ricei isolate mBalRic1 chromosome 1, mBalRic1.hap2, whole genome shotgun sequence genomic DNA:
- the LOC132364730 gene encoding LOW QUALITY PROTEIN: uncharacterized protein LOC132364730 (The sequence of the model RefSeq protein was modified relative to this genomic sequence to represent the inferred CDS: inserted 6 bases in 4 codons; deleted 8 bases in 5 codons; substituted 1 base at 1 genomic stop codon): MCICFCRGGGGVSAPCPAMQGVGXDFSREGARPGPGPKSSRHXHPLLLQGTAKAKPSSGQDYVYWVDPWRXRGSREKQRQRGSREGTRTRQQEAAVIITPSLLPQPPVTESGRELKFWVERWPSSGAPPAPPPIRAELLTSVVSPAKGRSSHQQPPSQPQAAEETLQLRLNHCDPSLNFKSWGLREGSGAELLPPSTFLPFPLSFSAPELAHLXALAPWIPLPGAFWIQQKXFFFFLESRTPSSMRSGGGKGSL; the protein is encoded by the exons ATGTGTATCTGTTTCtgcaggggtggagggggagtGTCGGCCCCCTGCCCAGCTATGCAGGGGGTGGGGTAGGACTTTTCCAGAGAGGGAGCCAGGCCTGGCCCTGGCCCCAAGAGCTCACGCC CCCACCCCTTACTTCTCCAGGGAACTGCCAAAGCCAAACCCAGCTCAGGACAGGATTATGTGTACTGGGTAGACCCATGGAG AAGAGGtagcagagagaagcagaggcagagagggagtaGAGAGGGGACCCGGACCCGGCAGCAAGAAGCGGCAGTGATCATCACcccatctctccttccc caACCTCCAGTAACAGAGTCAGGCAGAGAGCTGAAGTTTTGGGTGGAACGTTGGCCCTCCTCTGGAGCccct cccgcccccccccccatcaggGCGGAGTTGCTGACCTCAGTGGTCAGCCCAGCCAAGGGAAGGAGCAGCCATCAGCAACCCCCTTCCCAACCCCAAGCAGCTGAGGAGACCCTGCAGCTCAGGCTCAACCACTGTGATCCCTCCCTTAACTTC AAGTCCTGGGGTCTCAGGGAGGGAAGTGGGGCT GAGTTACTACCCCCAAGCACATTCCTGCCCTTCCCTCTGTCATTTTCC GCCCCTGAGCTGGCCCACCT GGCATTAGCTCCTTGGATTCCTCTCCCGGGTGCCTTTTGGATccaacaga catttttttttttcctggaaagcaGAACTCCGAGCAGCatgaggagtgggggtgggaagggCTCATTGTGA